The following are encoded in a window of Streptomyces sp. 11x1 genomic DNA:
- a CDS encoding CAP domain-containing protein: MNELVPGGNTPLPTGPLTIRVPGPFDVSALVTDDTGKVRGDADFVFYNQPTAPGARLSGDTLTVNRPGLRPGATRLTLAISPSVPDTPLGHLPAPTLLVTAPDGRPLARFTPPRPTRETVLLLAELYRKGPVWKLRALGQGYADGLAGVARDFGVEVLEEEAPAQAPLQGRGELRDEPPPTWTRPTSARPPTDPLTHYLDLVNSTRATAGSRPVSLDARLSAAARAHATAMAAQRRLAAEGKDGVSVHQRVTTTGYAYLTIGEHLVSGPRTPAEFVDYCRSDPEAGRTLREPSWSETGLGQATDPRSGTVFWTALWAHPFSSDGLHRTATDVITLTNSERAGAGLPPLSPDPLLTTAAQAHSADMVARAFYSHTSPDGREPWHRAAAAGSTRRSIGENIACGQRSAAEVVRGWMNSPGHRANILKPGFTHVGIGFAGGGAAGTYWTQLFGG; the protein is encoded by the coding sequence ATGAACGAGCTGGTACCCGGGGGCAACACCCCTCTGCCGACCGGCCCCCTGACGATCAGGGTGCCGGGCCCCTTCGACGTCTCCGCCCTCGTCACGGACGACACCGGCAAGGTCCGCGGGGACGCGGACTTCGTCTTCTACAACCAGCCGACGGCCCCCGGCGCCCGACTGTCCGGAGACACGCTGACGGTGAACCGACCGGGCCTGCGTCCCGGCGCCACTCGTCTCACCCTCGCGATCAGCCCGTCCGTTCCCGACACGCCGTTGGGCCACCTGCCCGCCCCGACCCTGCTCGTCACCGCCCCCGACGGCCGCCCGCTCGCCCGCTTCACCCCACCGAGACCCACCCGCGAGACGGTACTTCTGTTGGCGGAGCTGTACCGCAAGGGGCCGGTCTGGAAGCTGCGGGCCCTGGGCCAGGGCTACGCGGACGGACTGGCGGGGGTGGCGAGGGACTTCGGGGTGGAGGTGCTGGAAGAGGAGGCGCCCGCACAAGCGCCCCTCCAGGGGCGCGGGGAACTGCGCGACGAGCCCCCACCGACGTGGACGCGCCCCACAAGCGCACGGCCTCCCACCGACCCCCTCACCCACTACCTCGACCTGGTCAACTCCACCCGAGCCACGGCTGGTTCTCGCCCCGTCTCTCTCGACGCCCGCCTCTCGGCCGCCGCCCGGGCCCACGCCACCGCGATGGCCGCCCAGCGCCGCCTCGCGGCCGAAGGCAAGGACGGCGTCTCCGTCCACCAGCGCGTCACCACCACCGGCTACGCCTACCTCACCATCGGCGAACACCTGGTCTCCGGCCCCCGCACCCCCGCCGAGTTCGTGGACTACTGCCGCTCCGACCCCGAAGCCGGACGCACCCTGCGCGAACCCTCCTGGAGCGAGACGGGCCTCGGCCAGGCCACGGACCCCCGCTCGGGCACCGTCTTCTGGACGGCCCTCTGGGCCCACCCCTTCTCCTCCGACGGCCTCCACCGGACCGCGACCGACGTCATCACCCTCACCAACTCCGAACGGGCCGGGGCCGGCCTGCCCCCACTCTCCCCCGACCCCCTTCTCACCACCGCCGCCCAGGCGCACAGCGCCGACATGGTGGCCAGGGCCTTCTACTCCCACACCTCCCCCGACGGCCGCGAACCCTGGCACCGCGCGGCGGCGGCCGGTTCCACCCGCCGCTCCATCGGCGAGAACATCGCCTGCGGTCAGCGATCCGCCGCTGAGGTGGTGCGCGGCTGGATGAACAGCCCCGGCCACCGGGCGAACATCCTCAAACCCGGCTTCACCCATGTAGGTATCGGCTTCGCCGGAGGCGGCGCGGCCGGAACCTACTGGACCCAGCTCTTCGGCGGATGA
- a CDS encoding YkvA family protein, producing the protein MDSWTWVIVAVAVVAAALLGAAVWLLLRLVRTRRELRRAGLPTGPKWVFWGAVLYLVLPTDLVPDPVYLDDIGVLLLAIRSMRSGRQDALAAMGRQEGTGTALRG; encoded by the coding sequence ATGGATTCCTGGACGTGGGTGATCGTCGCGGTCGCGGTGGTCGCGGCCGCTCTTCTCGGAGCGGCCGTCTGGCTGCTCCTCCGGCTCGTCCGCACCCGGCGCGAACTGCGCCGTGCCGGACTCCCCACCGGCCCCAAGTGGGTCTTCTGGGGCGCCGTGCTCTATCTCGTCCTGCCGACCGACCTGGTCCCCGACCCGGTCTACCTGGACGACATCGGGGTCCTGCTCCTGGCGATCAGGTCCATGCGTTCCGGCCGCCAGGACGCCCTGGCCGCCATGGGGCGACAGGAGGGCACGGGAACCGCCCTGCGGGGATGA
- a CDS encoding nucleoside/nucleotide kinase family protein has product MPVTFDDLLRRAAALVRPDRRALLGVAGGPGAGKTTLAERLTQELNGGGEPWVAHVPMDGFHLADVELDRLGRRDRKGAPDTFDAAGYAALLERLRGDEDDVVYAPGFERTLEQPIAGSIPVPPSARLVVTEGNYLLVNGEPWSRVRSHLDEVWFCDLDEAERVRRLVARHEEFGKGHDEAVDWVLRTDERNAELVASTRPYADLIVPGSAMPAVDAGA; this is encoded by the coding sequence ATGCCTGTCACCTTCGACGACCTGCTGCGTCGTGCCGCCGCCCTGGTCCGCCCCGACCGTCGTGCCCTCCTCGGTGTCGCCGGCGGCCCCGGCGCGGGGAAGACCACTCTGGCCGAGCGGCTGACCCAGGAGCTCAACGGCGGCGGCGAGCCCTGGGTCGCCCATGTCCCCATGGACGGTTTCCATCTGGCCGACGTGGAGCTGGACCGCCTGGGCCGCCGGGACCGCAAGGGCGCGCCGGACACGTTCGACGCGGCGGGGTACGCGGCCCTGCTGGAGCGGTTGCGGGGTGACGAGGACGACGTCGTGTACGCGCCGGGGTTCGAACGGACCCTGGAGCAGCCGATCGCGGGGTCGATCCCGGTCCCGCCGTCCGCGCGTCTGGTCGTCACCGAGGGGAACTACCTGCTGGTGAACGGGGAGCCCTGGTCGCGGGTCCGCTCCCACCTGGACGAGGTGTGGTTCTGCGACCTCGACGAGGCCGAACGCGTCCGTCGTCTGGTGGCCCGGCACGAGGAGTTCGGCAAGGGGCACGACGAGGCGGTCGACTGGGTGCTGCGTACGGACGAGCGCAATGCGGAGCTGGTGGCGTCGACCAGGCCGTACGCGGACCTGATCGTGCCGGGGTCGGCGATGCCCGCGGTGGACGCGGGAGCGTAG
- a CDS encoding MurR/RpiR family transcriptional regulator, whose protein sequence is MPSPQQARAQASAITSGRTAADTEQSPTSRLRELFDGPRLSPGQRRIAQYLIEHITEAAFLSITDLAERVGVSQPSVTRFAAAVGFSGYPALRERLQAIALATLGSAPTLSAADRSNELQAAVDAEIENLENLRRDFADPDQVIEIGRALSRSAPLTVLGLRISGALAEYFAYAARRIHPDVRLVTKGGTVAYDALLQSREAGGTWVLAFSMPRHAQETLTALRVAHGAGLRVALVTDLALGPLADEADAVFATGTGSRLVFDSYAAPVMMSSALLQAMTDADPERTQARLEAYEQVSEQHQFFLRD, encoded by the coding sequence GTGCCATCGCCGCAACAGGCACGTGCGCAGGCATCAGCGATCACGTCGGGGCGGACGGCCGCGGACACCGAGCAGTCGCCCACGTCCCGGCTCAGAGAGCTGTTCGACGGCCCCCGCCTCTCCCCGGGGCAGCGGCGGATCGCCCAGTACCTGATCGAGCACATCACCGAGGCCGCGTTCCTGTCGATCACCGATCTCGCGGAACGGGTCGGCGTCAGCCAGCCCTCGGTGACCCGGTTCGCGGCCGCCGTCGGCTTCAGCGGCTACCCCGCGCTGCGGGAGCGGCTCCAGGCCATCGCGCTCGCCACCCTCGGCAGTGCCCCGACGCTCTCCGCGGCGGACCGCAGCAACGAACTGCAGGCCGCCGTGGACGCCGAGATCGAGAACCTGGAGAACCTGCGGCGCGACTTCGCCGACCCCGACCAGGTGATCGAGATCGGCCGTGCCCTGTCCCGCTCGGCCCCGCTGACCGTCCTCGGCCTCCGGATCTCCGGCGCGCTCGCCGAGTATTTCGCGTACGCCGCCCGCCGTATCCACCCCGACGTCCGGCTGGTGACGAAGGGCGGCACGGTCGCGTACGACGCGCTGCTGCAGTCCCGCGAGGCGGGGGGCACCTGGGTCCTGGCGTTCTCCATGCCCCGGCACGCGCAGGAGACCCTGACCGCGCTGCGGGTCGCCCACGGCGCCGGCCTCAGGGTGGCCCTGGTGACCGATCTGGCGCTCGGGCCGCTCGCGGACGAGGCGGACGCCGTCTTCGCCACGGGCACCGGCTCACGCCTGGTCTTCGACTCCTACGCGGCGCCCGTGATGATGTCCTCCGCCCTGCTCCAGGCCATGACCGACGCCGACCCGGAGCGCACCCAGGCCCGCCTGGAGGCGTACGAGCAGGTCTCGGAGCAGCACCAGTTCTTCCTGCGGGACTGA
- a CDS encoding serine hydrolase domain-containing protein: protein MVSRTVGTGVVTLGAVALSLLTVPAHAAPAAEPDTTELRKTLRTALSQGAPGAFARIDDNGKVHHLAEGVADRTTKRALGTGDRIRVGSVTKTFTAVVLLQLVDEGKIKLDTSVNTYLPGLLPDKKITVRHVLSHRSGLYDYANTLFSPSVAGFENVRNKVFTYRQLMDLSLAKPLTNKPGASYAYSNANFVVAGMLIEKLTKKPVATAYQDRIITPLKLADTFYVHPKNTIPGKHSRGYMTADSTGKKIDSTLQTTSWAQSAGGLVSGAKDLNKFMSALVQGKLTSAARLKEMLKWTPVNSTQAYGLGLRRRDLSCGVSVYGHTGTVQGYYTWAFTSKNGKRSVTSFANTSNNGTVYTTVNRTLESAFCG, encoded by the coding sequence ATGGTTTCGAGAACGGTGGGCACGGGTGTGGTGACGCTGGGCGCGGTCGCGCTGTCGTTGCTGACGGTCCCCGCCCACGCGGCCCCGGCGGCGGAGCCCGACACGACCGAGCTGCGAAAAACGCTGCGCACGGCGCTGTCACAGGGAGCGCCGGGCGCGTTCGCGAGGATCGACGACAACGGCAAGGTGCACCACCTGGCGGAGGGCGTCGCGGACCGGACCACCAAGCGGGCCCTCGGTACCGGGGACCGCATCCGGGTCGGCAGCGTCACCAAGACGTTCACGGCGGTGGTCCTGCTGCAGCTGGTCGACGAGGGCAAGATCAAGCTCGACACCTCCGTCAACACGTATCTGCCGGGGCTGCTGCCCGACAAGAAGATCACCGTGCGCCATGTGCTCAGCCACCGCAGCGGACTGTACGACTACGCCAACACCCTCTTCTCCCCCAGCGTGGCGGGGTTCGAGAACGTACGGAACAAGGTGTTCACCTACCGTCAGCTGATGGACCTGTCGCTCGCCAAGCCGCTCACCAACAAGCCGGGCGCGTCCTACGCGTACTCGAACGCGAACTTCGTGGTCGCGGGCATGCTCATCGAGAAGCTCACCAAGAAGCCGGTGGCGACCGCGTACCAGGACCGGATCATCACACCGCTGAAGCTGGCGGACACGTTCTACGTCCACCCGAAGAACACGATCCCCGGCAAGCACTCGCGCGGCTACATGACCGCCGACTCCACCGGGAAGAAGATCGACTCGACGTTGCAGACGACGTCGTGGGCGCAGAGCGCGGGCGGTCTGGTCTCCGGTGCCAAGGACCTGAACAAGTTCATGTCCGCGCTGGTGCAGGGCAAGCTCACCTCGGCGGCCCGGCTGAAGGAGATGCTGAAGTGGACGCCGGTCAACAGCACCCAGGCGTATGGCCTGGGACTGCGCCGGCGCGACCTGTCGTGCGGGGTCTCGGTGTACGGGCACACGGGAACCGTGCAGGGCTACTACACCTGGGCGTTCACCTCGAAGAACGGCAAGCGCAGCGTGACCTCGTTCGCCAACACGTCGAACAACGGCACCGTGTACACGACGGTGAACCGCACGCTGGAGTCCGCCTTCTGCGGCTGA
- a CDS encoding cholesterol oxidase substrate-binding domain-containing protein — translation MTDSSATSRRGFLLGTAALALTPQLVRQDPAAAAAELPGFPADVELYRSVYRNWDGEITASGLWACAPADAEQVVAVVNWARRQGWTVRARGHSHGWSPLTITPGTDADAPVLLVDTTTHLTAMTLESTEPAAVRVGSGASLEALLTFLEGHGLGVTACPAPGDLSLGGALAVDAHGTAVPAAGETRPAGHTYGSLSNLVLSLTAVVWDAGSDAYVLRTFRRDDADGAALLTHVGRALVTEVVLRVGANSNLRCLSRTDIPAGELFAAPGTGGRTFASFLDEAGRLEAIWFAFTEFPWFKVWSVEPTRPLTSRRVTSPYNYPFSDNVPTVVADLVGRMVSDAAWYLAPVLGNAQLATATSGLAATFSADIWGPSKNTLLYLKPTTLRVTANGYAVLTARDQVQRVVSEFAAFYRERLAAYAARGRYPVNGSVEIRVTGLDDPADVGVAGARAPLLSALRPRADRPEWDTAVWLDVLTLPGTPDAEAFFRELERFLLTTYDGDHALTRVEWSKGWGYTDEAAWSDEEVLGTVVPASFDDGAGPDWAGAREVLDRHDPHQVYGNAFLDRLFP, via the coding sequence GTGACCGACTCCTCAGCAACCTCCCGCCGGGGTTTCCTCCTCGGCACCGCAGCCCTCGCCCTCACCCCGCAGCTCGTCCGCCAGGACCCGGCCGCCGCCGCGGCCGAACTGCCCGGCTTCCCCGCGGACGTCGAGCTGTACAGGTCGGTGTACCGCAACTGGGACGGGGAGATCACCGCGTCCGGCCTGTGGGCGTGCGCGCCGGCCGACGCGGAGCAGGTGGTGGCGGTCGTCAACTGGGCACGGCGGCAGGGCTGGACGGTCCGCGCACGCGGCCACTCCCACGGCTGGTCGCCCCTGACGATCACCCCTGGCACCGACGCGGACGCCCCGGTGCTGCTCGTCGACACGACCACGCACCTCACCGCCATGACCCTGGAGTCCACCGAGCCGGCCGCCGTCCGGGTGGGCTCCGGCGCCTCGCTGGAAGCGCTGCTGACCTTCCTGGAGGGCCACGGCCTCGGAGTGACCGCCTGCCCCGCGCCCGGGGACCTCTCCCTCGGCGGCGCCCTCGCGGTCGACGCGCACGGCACGGCCGTACCCGCGGCCGGGGAGACACGACCGGCCGGTCACACGTACGGCTCGCTCAGCAATCTCGTGCTGTCGCTGACGGCGGTGGTGTGGGACGCCGGCAGTGACGCCTACGTCCTGCGGACCTTCCGGCGGGACGACGCGGACGGGGCCGCGCTGCTCACCCATGTCGGCCGCGCGCTGGTCACCGAGGTCGTGCTGCGGGTGGGGGCGAACAGCAATCTGCGGTGCCTGAGCCGGACCGACATCCCGGCCGGGGAGCTGTTCGCCGCGCCCGGCACCGGAGGGCGGACGTTCGCGAGCTTCCTGGACGAGGCGGGGCGCCTGGAGGCGATCTGGTTCGCGTTCACCGAGTTCCCCTGGTTCAAGGTGTGGAGCGTCGAGCCGACCCGCCCGCTCACCTCCCGGCGTGTGACCTCGCCCTACAACTACCCCTTCTCGGACAACGTGCCGACCGTCGTCGCCGACCTCGTCGGGCGGATGGTGTCCGATGCCGCCTGGTATCTGGCGCCGGTGCTGGGCAACGCGCAGCTGGCCACGGCCACGTCGGGTCTGGCGGCCACGTTCTCGGCGGACATCTGGGGGCCGTCGAAGAACACGCTCCTCTATCTGAAGCCGACCACGCTGCGGGTGACGGCCAACGGGTACGCGGTGCTCACCGCACGGGACCAGGTGCAGCGCGTGGTCTCCGAGTTCGCGGCGTTCTACCGGGAGCGGCTCGCCGCGTACGCGGCCCGGGGGCGGTACCCGGTCAACGGGTCCGTGGAGATCCGGGTGACCGGCCTCGACGACCCGGCGGACGTCGGGGTGGCGGGCGCCCGAGCCCCGCTGCTGTCGGCGCTGCGGCCGCGCGCCGACCGGCCCGAGTGGGACACCGCCGTGTGGCTGGACGTGCTGACGCTGCCGGGGACGCCGGACGCGGAGGCGTTCTTCCGGGAGCTGGAGCGGTTCCTGCTCACCACGTACGACGGTGACCACGCCCTCACCCGGGTCGAGTGGTCCAAGGGCTGGGGCTACACGGACGAGGCCGCCTGGAGCGACGAGGAGGTGCTCGGCACGGTCGTACCGGCCTCCTTCGACGACGGCGCGGGGCCGGACTGGGCCGGTGCGCGGGAGGTCCTGGACCGGCACGACCCGCACCAGGTCTACGGGAACGCCTTCCTCGACCGACTGTTCCCGTGA
- a CDS encoding DUF1206 domain-containing protein, with protein MTTLGVGGGRAARGSVTEGAARAGLTARGVIYLLVGALALQIAFGGSSEQADRQGALEAISEKPLGSVMLWALGIGLVGMALWRLSEAVFGAAGPDGCKWTKRLASAARFVFYTFVAYSVLTFAAGGGSGGGGGGSSDEQSRDVTARALELPGGQWLVGAAGLGVIAAGGWIGVRAAMRSYHKHLRLGEMSRRTRRLVDVTGVAGGVARGLVFATAGVFAVRAAVEYEPDKAKGLDDTLRSFADSPAGPTLLACVAVGLVLFGLFSFAMARWRKV; from the coding sequence ATGACGACTCTGGGGGTGGGCGGCGGGCGCGCGGCACGGGGTTCGGTGACCGAGGGCGCGGCCCGCGCGGGACTGACGGCACGCGGTGTCATCTATCTGCTGGTCGGGGCGCTGGCTCTGCAGATCGCGTTCGGCGGGAGTTCGGAGCAGGCGGACCGGCAGGGCGCCCTGGAGGCGATCTCCGAGAAGCCGCTGGGCTCCGTGATGCTGTGGGCCCTGGGCATCGGCCTGGTGGGCATGGCGCTGTGGCGGCTGTCGGAGGCCGTGTTCGGGGCGGCGGGCCCCGACGGCTGCAAGTGGACCAAGCGGCTCGCGTCCGCCGCGCGCTTCGTCTTCTACACCTTCGTCGCCTACTCGGTGCTGACCTTCGCGGCAGGCGGTGGCAGCGGCGGAGGAGGCGGCGGTTCGAGCGACGAGCAGTCCCGGGACGTGACGGCCCGCGCGCTCGAACTCCCCGGCGGCCAGTGGCTCGTGGGCGCGGCGGGTCTCGGCGTGATCGCCGCGGGCGGCTGGATCGGCGTACGGGCCGCGATGCGCTCGTACCACAAGCACCTCCGGCTCGGCGAGATGTCACGGCGCACGCGCCGCCTCGTCGACGTCACGGGCGTGGCCGGCGGGGTCGCCCGCGGCCTGGTCTTCGCCACGGCCGGTGTCTTCGCCGTGCGTGCCGCTGTCGAGTACGAACCCGACAAGGCCAAGGGGCTCGACGACACCCTGCGCTCCTTCGCCGACTCCCCCGCGGGGCCGACGCTGCTGGCCTGTGTCGCGGTCGGGCTGGTCCTGTTCGGGCTGTTCTCGTTCGCCATGGCGCGCTGGCGCAAGGTGTGA
- a CDS encoding carbohydrate ABC transporter permease, producing MTKRASAVSASPPRRRSKYTLAPLVLIAANVVLFSLFFVWPAVIGLVYSFTNYTGVGAFQFIGLDNYDNLLGDSTFYDALTRTLLYTVLFVPLNFVVSLLAANLVVSKHAKGGSVARVLFFIPWLLSPIVVGVLWRWMFGENFGLVNYVIEKFGGDAVPWQSNADLSLLVVVMASAWAWTGFTMLLFIAAIKNVPVSYYEAASLDGAGPWRQFFSITLPSIAPTSFIVILLNTINAMKEYPVFVALNNGGPGTSNNLLVQYIYETGFKRGQIGYASAASFVLMLILMAVAIIQLIVNRRVENR from the coding sequence ATGACCAAACGCGCCTCGGCCGTGTCCGCGAGCCCGCCCAGGAGACGCAGCAAGTACACCCTTGCGCCGCTCGTGCTCATCGCGGCCAATGTCGTGCTCTTCTCGCTGTTCTTCGTCTGGCCGGCGGTGATCGGGCTCGTCTACTCCTTCACCAACTACACAGGCGTGGGGGCGTTCCAGTTCATCGGACTGGACAACTACGACAACCTGCTCGGGGACTCCACCTTCTACGACGCGCTGACCCGGACGCTGCTGTACACCGTCCTCTTCGTCCCGCTGAACTTCGTGGTCTCGCTGCTCGCCGCCAACCTGGTGGTGAGCAAGCACGCCAAGGGCGGGTCGGTCGCCCGTGTCCTCTTCTTCATCCCGTGGCTGCTGTCGCCCATCGTCGTGGGTGTCCTGTGGCGGTGGATGTTCGGTGAGAACTTCGGACTGGTCAACTACGTCATCGAGAAGTTCGGCGGAGACGCCGTTCCGTGGCAGTCGAACGCGGACCTCTCGCTGCTCGTGGTGGTGATGGCGTCGGCCTGGGCCTGGACGGGCTTCACCATGCTGCTGTTCATCGCGGCGATCAAGAACGTGCCGGTGTCGTACTACGAGGCCGCCTCGCTCGACGGCGCCGGCCCCTGGCGCCAGTTCTTCAGCATCACCCTGCCGAGCATCGCGCCCACCTCGTTCATCGTCATCCTGCTCAACACGATCAACGCGATGAAGGAGTACCCGGTGTTCGTCGCCCTCAACAACGGCGGACCCGGCACGTCGAACAACCTGCTGGTGCAGTACATCTACGAGACCGGCTTCAAGCGGGGCCAGATCGGCTACGCGAGCGCCGCGTCGTTCGTGCTCATGCTCATCCTGATGGCCGTCGCGATCATCCAGCTGATCGTCAACCGGCGGGTGGAGAACCGATGA
- a CDS encoding carbohydrate ABC transporter permease gives MTTTDIPRPVDAGSGRTVSKKPPRRGGRGGLRQAVSATTLLWILACLYGLPVLWFVLSSLKPAGDLFSVPLTLIPQNPTLSGFRAAWDSANFSQYFINTTIVCVITTILTVGVSCCTGYALAKYDNRWLKAFFLCILATTMLPGEVMLAPSFLVVRDLGLYNSFAGIILPAVLTATGCFMFRQFFLTVPDELVEAARIDGARELSIFLRIMVPISRPIMLTLAILSFQWRWNDYIWPLLMLNDPNKFTVQIGIQSIVGAQNINWSVLLGASVISMIPLIAVFLVFQRYVMNADINAGLKD, from the coding sequence ATGACAACCACAGACATCCCACGCCCGGTCGACGCCGGTTCCGGTCGGACCGTCTCCAAGAAGCCGCCCCGCCGCGGGGGCCGCGGCGGTCTCCGGCAGGCGGTGTCCGCGACGACCCTGCTGTGGATCCTGGCGTGCCTGTACGGGCTGCCGGTGCTGTGGTTCGTCCTCAGCTCCCTCAAGCCGGCCGGCGACCTGTTCTCCGTTCCGCTGACGCTGATCCCGCAGAACCCCACGCTGTCGGGATTCAGGGCGGCGTGGGACAGCGCCAACTTCTCCCAGTACTTCATCAACACCACCATCGTGTGCGTGATCACGACGATCCTCACGGTGGGGGTGAGCTGCTGCACCGGGTACGCGTTGGCCAAGTACGACAACAGATGGCTCAAGGCCTTCTTCCTCTGCATCCTGGCCACCACGATGCTGCCGGGCGAGGTCATGCTCGCCCCGTCGTTCCTGGTGGTCCGCGACCTCGGCCTCTACAACTCGTTCGCCGGCATCATCCTCCCGGCCGTGCTCACCGCGACCGGATGCTTCATGTTCCGCCAGTTCTTCCTGACGGTTCCCGACGAACTCGTGGAGGCCGCGCGCATCGACGGCGCACGTGAGCTGTCGATCTTCCTGCGGATCATGGTGCCGATCTCCCGGCCCATCATGCTCACCCTCGCCATCCTGTCCTTCCAGTGGCGGTGGAACGACTACATCTGGCCGCTGCTGATGCTGAACGACCCCAACAAGTTCACCGTGCAGATCGGCATCCAGAGCATCGTCGGCGCGCAGAACATCAACTGGTCGGTCCTGCTGGGCGCCTCGGTGATCTCGATGATCCCGCTGATCGCCGTCTTCCTGGTCTTCCAGCGCTACGTCATGAACGCCGACATCAACGCCGGACTGAAGGACTGA
- a CDS encoding ANTAR domain-containing protein, whose product MRARPWSEPDGDDEAVRQELARLRAEVRQLRTRMEGRPLVAQAQGMLRERYALPDAETAFALLQWASQQYNVKLRTLAEAAVGAPRPDDRGALWFPGRARHAEPALSFDEEQDRRAGRGNRSRVLTAVLSQTLAIVDTDMGNVQIADRTEGGLRIERHTGHTPDFVDFFAYVGDEGTSCAKAAREVAQVTVEDVATDAVFSEDARSAILHAGSRACHSVPLITASGLCVGMVSAHFERPLKGLTRAQLKALAVAGAEVGEWLAWYDRTVVLDALEHLHALGRAHGGGSISRR is encoded by the coding sequence ATGCGTGCGAGACCCTGGTCGGAGCCGGACGGCGACGACGAGGCGGTGCGGCAGGAACTGGCGCGACTGCGCGCCGAGGTACGGCAGCTGCGCACCCGGATGGAGGGCCGCCCGCTGGTCGCCCAGGCCCAGGGCATGCTGCGGGAGCGCTACGCCCTGCCGGACGCCGAGACCGCGTTCGCGCTGCTCCAGTGGGCCTCACAGCAGTACAACGTCAAGCTGCGCACCCTCGCCGAGGCGGCTGTGGGCGCGCCACGTCCCGATGACCGCGGCGCGCTGTGGTTCCCCGGCCGGGCCCGGCACGCCGAGCCGGCCCTGAGCTTCGATGAGGAACAGGACCGCCGTGCCGGACGCGGCAACCGGAGTCGCGTCCTGACCGCCGTCCTCAGCCAGACCCTCGCGATCGTCGACACCGACATGGGCAACGTGCAGATCGCCGACCGCACCGAGGGCGGACTGCGCATCGAGCGGCACACGGGACACACACCGGACTTCGTCGACTTCTTCGCGTACGTCGGGGACGAGGGCACCTCCTGCGCCAAGGCCGCGCGGGAGGTCGCCCAGGTGACCGTCGAGGACGTGGCGACGGACGCGGTGTTCAGCGAGGACGCCCGCTCCGCCATCCTCCACGCGGGCAGCCGGGCGTGCCACAGCGTGCCGCTCATCACCGCCTCCGGGCTCTGCGTGGGCATGGTCTCCGCTCATTTCGAGCGCCCGCTGAAGGGGCTGACGCGAGCTCAGCTCAAGGCGTTGGCCGTCGCCGGCGCCGAGGTGGGCGAGTGGCTGGCCTGGTACGACCGGACCGTCGTCCTGGACGCCCTCGAACACCTCCACGCCCTCGGCCGTGCCCACGGCGGCGGCAGCATCAGTCGCCGGTGA